Proteins encoded by one window of Moorella humiferrea:
- the amrS gene encoding AmmeMemoRadiSam system radical SAM enzyme — MTAKEAMYYVKLPGGKVECHLCPHTCVINPGGRGVCRVRENREGRLYTRNYGRCSSLALDPIEKKPLYHFYPGSLILSAGTVGCNFRCEFCQNWEIAQDEPETVTITPGDLVHKARETGSLGIAYTYSEPLVWYEFVLDTARLAREAGLKNVMVTNGFIRPEPLAGLLPWIDAWNIDVKGFSLEFYRKIVHGDYRPVLETAAAAVKAGGHVEITTLLVTGLNDAPEELQELVLWIANNLGVDTPLHFSRYFPRYRLQAPPTPVTILRRAWEMARRYLHYVYLGNVDDPEANNTYCPVCGELVIRRTGYHVSLPGLAGRSCRSCGSELAIIVN, encoded by the coding sequence ATGACCGCAAAGGAAGCCATGTATTATGTAAAATTACCCGGGGGAAAGGTCGAATGCCACCTCTGCCCCCACACCTGCGTTATTAACCCCGGCGGCCGGGGTGTCTGCCGGGTAAGGGAAAACCGGGAAGGGAGGCTTTATACCCGCAATTACGGCCGCTGTTCTTCCCTGGCCCTGGATCCTATTGAAAAAAAGCCCCTCTATCATTTTTATCCCGGCAGCCTTATCCTTTCGGCCGGAACGGTCGGCTGCAATTTTCGCTGTGAGTTCTGCCAGAACTGGGAGATAGCCCAGGATGAGCCGGAAACGGTAACCATTACTCCCGGGGATCTCGTGCATAAAGCCAGGGAAACAGGTAGCTTGGGAATCGCCTATACCTACTCCGAACCCCTGGTCTGGTATGAATTTGTCCTGGACACGGCGCGCCTGGCACGGGAGGCGGGGTTAAAAAATGTGATGGTTACCAACGGTTTTATCCGACCGGAACCTCTGGCCGGCCTTCTCCCCTGGATCGATGCCTGGAACATCGACGTCAAGGGTTTCAGCCTGGAATTCTATCGTAAAATCGTGCACGGCGATTATCGCCCTGTCCTGGAAACCGCGGCGGCGGCGGTTAAAGCCGGCGGCCACGTGGAGATAACGACCCTTTTGGTGACGGGGTTAAACGACGCCCCGGAGGAACTGCAAGAGCTGGTGCTGTGGATAGCGAATAATCTGGGCGTAGATACGCCCCTGCATTTTTCCCGCTATTTCCCCCGCTATCGCCTGCAGGCGCCGCCCACTCCCGTGACGATACTGCGACGCGCCTGGGAAATGGCCCGGCGGTATTTGCATTATGTTTACCTCGGCAACGTGGACGATCCGGAGGCCAACAACACCTACTGTCCGGTCTGCGGGGAACTGGTTATCCGGCGGACGGGTTATCATGTTTCCCTGCCGGGCCTCGCCGGGCGCAGTTGCCGTAGCTGCGGAAGCGAGCTGGCCATTATTGTGAATTAA
- a CDS encoding ATP-binding cassette domain-containing protein: MAVIIVQDLVKRFNDIPAVDGVTFDVEEGEIFGFLGPNGAGKSTTIKILCTLLKPTSGRVVLAGLDIARQPDAVRRAIGLVFQDNTLDDRLTAEENLLLHGLLYGLSRDAIKERMEEVLAMVDLEGRRRDIVRTFSGGMRRRLEIARGFLHHPRVLFLDEPTVGLDPQTRNAIWQHIHRLRREKNITIFMTTHYMDEAENCDRIAIIDHGRIQALDTPENLKRLVGGDVITMKTADDARLQKEIAARYNVNVIKEEEGLRLQVEDGAAFIPQLAADFRGQISSISLRRPTLDDVFLSLTGRAIREDRISATELMRLNRRHGRRRH; the protein is encoded by the coding sequence ATGGCCGTAATCATAGTCCAGGACCTGGTTAAACGCTTTAATGACATTCCCGCCGTCGATGGAGTGACTTTTGACGTTGAAGAAGGCGAGATTTTTGGCTTTCTGGGGCCGAATGGCGCCGGAAAATCGACGACCATCAAAATCCTCTGCACCCTTTTAAAGCCTACCTCCGGACGAGTCGTACTGGCCGGTCTGGACATCGCCCGTCAGCCCGACGCCGTCCGGCGCGCCATCGGCCTGGTTTTTCAGGACAATACCCTGGACGACCGCCTGACGGCTGAAGAAAACCTGCTCCTCCACGGTCTTCTCTATGGTCTTTCCCGTGATGCCATAAAAGAACGCATGGAGGAAGTCCTGGCCATGGTGGATCTTGAGGGCCGCCGCCGGGATATCGTCCGCACCTTTTCCGGCGGCATGCGGAGGCGACTGGAAATCGCCCGCGGCTTCCTCCATCACCCCCGTGTTCTCTTCCTTGATGAACCGACCGTCGGCCTCGACCCCCAGACCCGCAACGCCATCTGGCAGCACATCCACCGTCTGCGTCGTGAGAAAAACATTACCATCTTTATGACCACCCATTATATGGACGAGGCGGAAAACTGCGACCGCATCGCCATTATCGACCACGGCCGCATCCAGGCCCTGGACACGCCGGAGAATTTAAAACGTCTGGTGGGAGGCGATGTAATAACTATGAAAACCGCCGACGACGCCCGTCTCCAGAAAGAGATCGCCGCCCGCTACAACGTAAATGTTATAAAAGAGGAAGAAGGCCTGCGCCTTCAGGTGGAAGACGGGGCCGCCTTTATCCCGCAACTAGCCGCCGACTTCAGGGGACAAATCAGCAGCATCAGTTTACGACGGCCCACCCTGGACGACGTTTTTTTAAGCCTTACGGGACGCGCTATCCGGGAAGACAGAATATCTGCAACAGAACTTATGCGCTTAAACCGCCGCCACGGACGCCGGCGGCACTAA
- a CDS encoding sensor histidine kinase, translated as MPLFISLVERMSVVITLAFVLTRSRIFRKLLQEQATPYQKTLLIILFGLLGIFGSYTGIPVQDALANSRVMAPMVGGLFGGPLVGLFSGLIAGGHRYFLGGFTALACGVSTTVEGLLGGLIARIYPRRPLPWTVAFTAGFIAEGLQMLIILAMARPFTAAWSLVKIIAWPMMLVNATGIALAVIIIQNVLREEELAGAVQAQKALKIANKTLPYLRVGLNNVSARQTAMIIREITGFEAVAITAGDEILAHIGAGDDHHRPGQKVLTNATLQALATGKIQVAQAATEIGCHHRQCPLKAAVVVPLHSRGKVIGTLKLYHTRANAVGPLDLELAAGLGHLFSTQLELAEIDRQEQLVARAEIRALQSQINPHFLFNALNTIMSVCRLDPDKARQLLGYLGDFFRRNLQHPDRPITLATEIEHVRSYLAIEKARFGPRLEVTIEVDPNAANYLLPPFTLQPLVENAVKHGLLPRREGGRITITAREVGGQAHITVSDNGVGINLDKVNRLLTGEADKGNNVGLVNVNERLRLLYGPEAGLRLSSNPEGGTRVEFFLPRPGRVDVKEVVNCAV; from the coding sequence ATGCCCCTTTTTATATCTCTGGTAGAACGCATGAGCGTCGTGATAACCCTGGCCTTCGTCCTGACCCGTTCCCGTATTTTCCGGAAATTGCTTCAGGAGCAGGCGACGCCTTATCAAAAAACGCTCCTCATTATACTCTTCGGCTTACTCGGAATCTTCGGCAGCTACACCGGCATTCCCGTTCAAGACGCCCTGGCCAATTCCCGGGTGATGGCCCCCATGGTCGGCGGCCTTTTCGGCGGTCCCCTGGTCGGCCTCTTCTCCGGCTTAATAGCAGGCGGCCATCGTTATTTTCTAGGGGGCTTTACCGCCCTTGCCTGCGGCGTATCCACCACGGTGGAAGGACTGCTAGGAGGCTTGATAGCCCGCATTTACCCCAGGCGCCCCCTGCCCTGGACCGTAGCCTTTACCGCCGGATTTATAGCCGAAGGGCTGCAGATGCTGATTATCCTGGCCATGGCCCGACCCTTTACCGCCGCCTGGAGCCTGGTAAAGATCATCGCCTGGCCCATGATGCTGGTTAATGCCACCGGCATCGCCCTGGCAGTAATTATCATCCAAAACGTCCTGCGGGAGGAGGAACTGGCCGGCGCCGTTCAGGCCCAGAAGGCCTTAAAAATAGCCAATAAAACCCTTCCTTACCTGCGAGTGGGATTAAATAACGTTTCCGCGCGCCAAACGGCAATGATAATTAGGGAAATCACCGGGTTTGAGGCCGTAGCCATCACCGCCGGCGATGAGATCCTCGCCCACATTGGTGCCGGAGACGATCACCACCGTCCGGGACAAAAGGTCCTGACCAACGCCACCCTGCAGGCCCTGGCCACAGGGAAAATCCAGGTGGCCCAGGCGGCGACCGAAATCGGCTGCCACCATCGGCAATGCCCCCTTAAAGCAGCCGTAGTCGTTCCCCTTCACTCCCGGGGTAAAGTCATCGGCACCTTAAAGCTTTATCATACCCGGGCCAATGCCGTTGGACCCCTCGACCTCGAGTTGGCGGCCGGCCTGGGACACCTTTTCTCTACCCAGCTGGAGCTTGCGGAAATCGATCGCCAGGAACAACTTGTGGCCAGGGCCGAGATCCGTGCCCTGCAGTCTCAAATTAACCCCCACTTCTTGTTTAATGCCTTAAACACCATCATGTCCGTCTGCCGCCTTGACCCGGATAAGGCGCGTCAGCTCCTGGGATACCTCGGTGACTTTTTCCGCCGCAACCTGCAGCACCCTGACCGACCTATTACTCTGGCTACGGAAATCGAGCATGTACGTTCTTACTTGGCCATTGAAAAAGCCCGCTTCGGCCCCCGCCTGGAGGTAACTATTGAAGTAGATCCGAATGCGGCCAACTACCTGCTGCCGCCCTTTACCCTCCAGCCCCTGGTGGAAAATGCCGTCAAACACGGCCTTTTACCCCGTCGGGAAGGCGGACGGATAACCATCACCGCCCGTGAAGTCGGAGGCCAGGCCCATATAACCGTCAGCGACAACGGCGTAGGTATAAATCTCGATAAGGTAAATAGATTATTAACCGGTGAGGCAGACAAAGGCAATAATGTCGGTCTTGTAAACGTTAATGAGCGCCTGCGCCTGCTCTACGGTCCGGAAGCGGGTCTAAGGTTAAGTTCCAACCCTGAGGGCGGTACGCGGGTAGAATTTTTCCTGCCGCGGCCGGGCAGGGTAGACGTTAAGGAGGTTGTCAATTGCGCCGTTTAA
- a CDS encoding LytR/AlgR family response regulator transcription factor — MRRLIKALIVDDEEPARQELRYYLEQDADFTVIGEAAGGGEALELTSALRPDVVFLDIELWDLDGVEVARLLLKQAAPPLIIFATAYDDYAVQAFELNAVDYLLKPFNAERMATTLDRIRHLIQQQVAPPLAGLLAQLAAHRKTAKIAAWREERLLVVDPEEIIYAEAQGHHVLLKTHQGILRFPGTLQELEDKLDRRFLRVHRSFIVNLDHVREVAPYFHGTYRLLLKDEEKTEIPIGRTYLKDVRSVLGF; from the coding sequence TTGCGCCGTTTAATCAAGGCCCTCATTGTCGACGACGAAGAGCCGGCCCGGCAGGAGCTACGCTATTACCTCGAGCAGGACGCCGATTTCACTGTAATTGGTGAGGCCGCAGGCGGCGGGGAGGCCCTGGAGCTGACTTCTGCCCTGCGGCCGGACGTCGTCTTCCTGGACATTGAGCTCTGGGATCTGGACGGGGTAGAGGTGGCGCGGCTGCTGTTAAAACAGGCGGCCCCTCCCTTAATCATATTTGCCACAGCCTATGACGACTATGCCGTACAGGCCTTTGAACTGAACGCCGTCGATTACCTGTTAAAACCTTTCAACGCTGAAAGGATGGCCACCACCCTGGACCGCATACGCCATCTCATCCAGCAGCAGGTCGCGCCGCCCCTGGCCGGACTCCTCGCCCAGCTGGCGGCCCACCGTAAAACTGCTAAAATAGCCGCCTGGAGGGAAGAACGGCTGCTCGTGGTCGATCCGGAGGAGATAATTTACGCCGAAGCCCAGGGCCATCACGTCCTATTAAAAACCCACCAGGGCATACTGCGTTTTCCCGGCACCCTCCAGGAATTGGAAGATAAGCTGGACAGGAGATTTTTACGGGTCCATCGCAGTTTTATTGTCAACCTCGACCACGTTCGAGAAGTGGCACCCTATTTTCACGGCACCTACAGACTGCTCTTAAAAGACGAGGAGAAGACCGAAATCCCCATCGGCCGCACATATCTTAAAGACGTACGTTCCGTCCTGGGATTTTAA
- a CDS encoding carbon starvation CstA family protein: MITFWASIVILLVGYALYGAFVEKVFAPQADRTTPAVRLNDGVDYVPIDWKRDFLIQLLNIAGLGPIFGAIQGALWGPVAFIWIVLGGIFAGAVHDYLVGMLSVRHDGANLPAMVGSYLGPKMKQFVNIFTVVVLILVGTVFMTGPAQLLANLTPKSLNYSFWLGVILAYYFLATVLPIDKIIGRIYPLFGAILIIMAVGVIGGIMIEGYHIPELTLVNLHPQGAPLWPLLFITIACGAISGFHATQSPLIARCLENERYGRRVFYGAMIAESIIALIWAAAAMAFFGSTGGLADGLKNLGGPAGVVNKASFTLLGTVGGVLAILGVVVLPVTSGDTAFRAARLTIAEFLNLKQGPVINRYKIAVPIFAVGFILSQIDFTIVWRYFAWSNQTLAMIALWTAALYLVRQGRFHWIATLPATFMTAVSITYILQAPEGLRLSTTISYPVGLAAAFLALAAFLWRAYGRQVVSDAVNPKIIK, translated from the coding sequence ATGATTACTTTTTGGGCTTCTATAGTTATACTCCTGGTGGGTTACGCCCTTTACGGCGCCTTTGTGGAAAAGGTCTTCGCCCCCCAGGCCGACCGGACCACCCCGGCGGTACGGTTAAACGACGGCGTTGATTACGTTCCCATCGATTGGAAACGCGATTTTCTCATCCAACTTTTAAATATCGCCGGCCTGGGCCCCATTTTCGGTGCCATCCAGGGAGCCCTCTGGGGCCCGGTTGCCTTTATCTGGATCGTGTTAGGCGGCATCTTTGCCGGGGCCGTTCACGATTACCTCGTCGGCATGCTTTCCGTGCGCCATGACGGCGCCAATTTACCGGCCATGGTCGGCAGCTATCTCGGCCCAAAAATGAAGCAATTCGTAAATATCTTTACCGTCGTCGTCCTTATTTTGGTCGGTACCGTTTTTATGACCGGGCCGGCCCAGCTCCTGGCCAATCTGACACCCAAAAGCTTAAATTATTCTTTCTGGCTGGGTGTTATTTTAGCTTATTATTTCCTGGCCACGGTATTGCCTATTGATAAAATTATCGGCAGGATCTATCCCCTTTTCGGAGCAATCCTCATTATAATGGCCGTAGGTGTTATCGGGGGGATTATGATCGAGGGATATCACATTCCTGAGCTGACCCTGGTCAACCTCCATCCCCAGGGCGCACCCCTCTGGCCCCTCCTCTTTATCACCATCGCCTGCGGCGCCATTAGCGGCTTCCACGCCACCCAGTCCCCCCTCATCGCCCGCTGTTTAGAAAATGAACGCTACGGACGCCGGGTCTTTTATGGAGCCATGATCGCCGAATCGATAATCGCCCTTATCTGGGCCGCAGCAGCCATGGCCTTTTTCGGCAGTACCGGCGGCCTGGCCGACGGACTTAAAAACCTGGGCGGACCGGCCGGCGTAGTCAACAAGGCCTCCTTTACCCTTCTAGGGACCGTCGGCGGCGTTCTGGCCATCCTGGGTGTCGTCGTCTTACCCGTCACTTCCGGCGATACCGCCTTCCGGGCGGCGCGTCTCACCATCGCCGAATTTTTAAACTTAAAACAAGGTCCCGTCATAAATCGCTATAAAATCGCCGTACCCATTTTCGCCGTAGGCTTTATTTTAAGTCAAATCGACTTTACCATTGTATGGCGCTACTTTGCCTGGTCCAACCAGACCCTGGCCATGATCGCCCTGTGGACCGCCGCCCTGTATTTGGTGCGCCAGGGCAGATTCCACTGGATTGCCACCCTGCCGGCAACCTTTATGACAGCCGTCAGCATCACCTATATCCTTCAGGCCCCCGAAGGCCTGCGCTTGAGCACCACCATTTCCTATCCGGTGGGTCTGGCCGCCGCCTTCCTGGCGCTGGCAGCCTTCTTGTGGCGGGCCTACGGACGGCAAGTCGTTTCGGACGCAGTAAACCCAAAAATTATAAAATAA
- the amrA gene encoding AmmeMemoRadiSam system protein A, with amino-acid sequence MKGWPAGHIKRGDFMGRLLDVVFMPHPPIMVPEVGGREVEKIAATVKAAEEVATRVAEHRPEVVVIISPHGPVFRDAVGIWAVPELRGDLGAFGAGVVKFAYSLDLDLSRAIAGAAREKGLPAVLLDGDACRRYGLIPELDHGMMVPLYYLRRAGIDTPLVAMGMAFLERQQLYAFGASLARAIEAGPHRVLLVASGDLSHRLQPGAPAGYDPRGREFDRRVQELLAGLDVQGFLAIPEELAEGAGECGLRSFIMGLGALDGWKVRGEVLSYEGPFGVGYLIAHYEPMQRDPGRSLIAGVKRGREESLPVRLARQSLEHYLRTGKVLPVPVPLPPELAGRAGAFVSIKKHGNLRGCIGTIGPTRANLAEEIIYNALAAGLEDPRFPPVTVEELPELTYSVDVLGEPEPATMADLDPRVYGVIVSCGRRRGLLLPDLEGIDTAQEQVAIARQKAGIKPNEPYRLERFKVTRYH; translated from the coding sequence ATGAAAGGATGGCCGGCGGGTCATATTAAAAGGGGTGATTTTATGGGACGCCTGCTGGATGTTGTCTTTATGCCCCATCCGCCCATTATGGTGCCGGAAGTGGGTGGACGGGAAGTAGAAAAAATAGCCGCCACAGTCAAAGCGGCGGAGGAGGTGGCCACCAGGGTAGCGGAGCACAGGCCGGAGGTAGTGGTGATTATTTCCCCCCACGGACCTGTCTTCCGCGACGCTGTGGGCATCTGGGCCGTCCCGGAGCTGCGGGGTGACCTGGGGGCGTTCGGAGCCGGAGTAGTAAAATTCGCGTATTCTTTAGATTTAGACCTCAGCCGGGCCATAGCCGGGGCGGCCCGGGAAAAGGGGCTGCCCGCCGTCCTGCTGGATGGGGACGCCTGTCGTCGTTACGGGCTGATCCCGGAATTGGACCACGGCATGATGGTGCCCCTTTATTATCTGCGGCGGGCGGGCATTGATACCCCCCTGGTAGCCATGGGTATGGCCTTCCTGGAACGGCAGCAGCTCTATGCCTTTGGCGCCAGTCTGGCCCGGGCCATTGAGGCCGGTCCCCATAGGGTTCTCCTGGTGGCCAGCGGCGATTTATCCCACCGGCTTCAACCGGGCGCTCCCGCGGGTTACGACCCCCGGGGCCGGGAGTTTGATCGCAGGGTGCAGGAACTTTTGGCCGGTCTGGACGTGCAGGGCTTTCTGGCCATACCCGAGGAGCTGGCGGAAGGGGCCGGTGAGTGCGGGCTGCGTTCCTTTATAATGGGCCTGGGGGCCCTGGACGGCTGGAAAGTGCGCGGCGAGGTTTTATCCTATGAAGGTCCCTTTGGTGTGGGGTATCTTATTGCCCACTATGAGCCGATGCAACGAGATCCTGGACGGAGCCTGATTGCCGGGGTGAAGAGAGGGAGGGAAGAATCCCTGCCGGTGCGTCTGGCCCGGCAGAGCCTGGAGCATTACCTGCGGACCGGGAAAGTTTTGCCAGTGCCCGTTCCCCTGCCTCCGGAGCTGGCCGGCAGGGCCGGTGCCTTTGTTTCCATAAAAAAACACGGCAATTTAAGGGGATGTATCGGCACCATCGGTCCTACCAGGGCCAACCTGGCCGAGGAGATTATTTACAATGCCCTGGCCGCCGGCCTGGAAGACCCGCGTTTCCCTCCGGTTACAGTTGAAGAACTGCCGGAATTGACATATTCCGTTGATGTTTTGGGTGAGCCCGAACCGGCTACCATGGCCGATTTGGACCCCAGGGTTTACGGCGTCATCGTCAGCTGCGGTCGGCGCCGGGGGCTGCTCCTTCCGGATCTGGAGGGCATCGACACCGCTCAAGAACAGGTGGCCATTGCCCGCCAGAAGGCAGGTATTAAACCCAATGAACCGTATCGTTTGGAAAGGTTTAAAGTCACCCGCTACCATTAG
- a CDS encoding M20 family metallopeptidase translates to MHALKEKMAHTIEALKEQIIDVAEAIYDHPETGNQEYFAVELLAGILAARGFKITRPLCQLPTAFRAELEGGIGPRVALIAEYDALPGLGHACGHNLIAAASLGAALALAETIKELGGTVVLLGTPAEETCGAKVALVRQGVFNDLDAVMMFHPGDTNAVEVYSLALEALEFIFEGRAAHAAACPEEGINALEAVIQFFNNINSLRPYLQDGASIQGIIAEGGTSPNVIPERTVARFYVRARTRSALNKVVQRVENCAAAAALATGCRYWYHNYEPSYEPMVTNRALAAAWRENLKKLGVTDSGSPCYSRGSLDMGNVSQVVPAIHPYLSLNVGRLAPHTPQFARAVRGEAGRRLVILAATVLAWTAADVILDKKLLRQMKEEFAGAIHTQRFDA, encoded by the coding sequence ATGCATGCCCTCAAAGAAAAAATGGCCCACACAATTGAAGCTTTAAAAGAGCAGATTATCGACGTAGCCGAGGCCATATACGACCATCCGGAAACAGGCAACCAGGAATACTTTGCCGTAGAGCTTTTGGCGGGCATCCTGGCGGCGCGGGGTTTTAAGATTACCCGCCCCCTCTGCCAGCTGCCCACGGCCTTCCGGGCCGAGCTGGAAGGCGGTATCGGACCGCGGGTGGCCCTCATCGCCGAATACGACGCCCTGCCGGGGCTGGGCCATGCCTGCGGTCATAATTTGATAGCCGCCGCCAGCCTGGGGGCGGCCCTGGCCCTGGCCGAAACAATTAAAGAGCTGGGGGGTACCGTTGTCCTTTTGGGAACTCCGGCCGAAGAAACCTGCGGGGCCAAGGTGGCCCTGGTCCGCCAGGGCGTTTTCAACGATCTGGATGCAGTTATGATGTTTCATCCCGGCGATACCAACGCCGTCGAGGTTTATTCCCTGGCCCTGGAAGCTTTGGAATTTATTTTTGAGGGGCGTGCCGCCCATGCCGCCGCCTGCCCTGAGGAAGGCATTAACGCCCTGGAGGCGGTGATCCAATTCTTTAATAACATCAACAGCCTGCGTCCATATTTGCAGGATGGGGCCAGCATCCAGGGTATTATCGCCGAAGGAGGGACTTCTCCCAATGTCATTCCTGAAAGGACCGTGGCTCGCTTTTACGTGCGCGCCCGTACCCGGAGCGCATTAAATAAGGTTGTCCAGAGGGTGGAAAACTGCGCCGCAGCGGCGGCCCTGGCGACGGGTTGTCGCTACTGGTATCACAATTACGAACCTTCTTATGAACCTATGGTGACCAACCGGGCCCTGGCCGCGGCATGGCGCGAAAATTTAAAGAAGCTGGGCGTAACGGATTCCGGTTCTCCCTGTTACAGCCGTGGTTCCCTGGATATGGGCAACGTCAGCCAGGTGGTGCCGGCCATCCATCCTTACCTGTCCCTGAATGTCGGCAGGCTTGCACCCCACACTCCCCAATTTGCCCGGGCCGTCCGGGGTGAAGCCGGGCGAAGGCTTGTAATCCTGGCGGCCACGGTTCTGGCCTGGACGGCGGCCGACGTTATCCTCGATAAAAAATTGCTGCGGCAGATGAAAGAAGAATTCGCCGGCGCTATTCATACACAGCGTTTCGACGCATAA
- a CDS encoding aminopeptidase, whose translation MPDLAAACRLALMECLGVRAGETVLVVTDTEMQPIGDAFFAAARELQAEVALITMIPRDNHGQEPPSAVAAAMGKSRVAVLATSRSLSHTRARREANAAGARIASLPGATADMLERTLSVDYKELAAVCEEYAALLTDGREVHLTTAAGTDLTFSIAGRKGHPDTGLYTRPGSFGNLPAGEAYVAPVEGTARGFLVIDGALAGIGILEKPLHIKVEEGRAVAVDGGREARLIEEIFAKYGPASRNIAELGIGLNPLARLTGNVLEDEKVRGTVHVALGDNSTFGGNVEAPSHLDGILLRPRLEIDGRHIL comes from the coding sequence ATGCCGGATTTAGCTGCAGCCTGCCGTCTGGCCCTCATGGAATGCCTGGGGGTCAGGGCCGGAGAAACAGTTCTCGTCGTCACCGATACCGAAATGCAGCCAATTGGCGACGCCTTTTTTGCGGCCGCCAGGGAGCTACAAGCTGAAGTGGCTCTTATCACCATGATACCGCGTGACAACCACGGCCAGGAGCCGCCGTCGGCGGTGGCGGCGGCCATGGGGAAAAGCCGGGTCGCCGTCCTGGCTACTTCCCGCTCCTTATCCCATACCCGGGCCCGCCGGGAGGCCAATGCCGCCGGCGCCCGTATTGCCTCCCTGCCCGGCGCTACGGCCGATATGCTGGAACGGACCCTGTCCGTAGACTATAAAGAATTGGCCGCCGTTTGCGAAGAATATGCTGCCCTTTTGACCGATGGCCGGGAGGTTCACCTGACGACTGCGGCGGGTACGGATCTTACCTTCAGCATAGCCGGTCGTAAGGGGCATCCCGACACCGGTCTGTACACCCGGCCGGGGAGTTTCGGCAATTTGCCGGCAGGGGAGGCGTATGTGGCCCCGGTAGAAGGAACGGCCCGGGGGTTCCTCGTTATTGACGGTGCTCTGGCCGGTATCGGTATTTTGGAAAAACCCCTGCACATAAAAGTAGAAGAGGGACGGGCCGTCGCTGTCGACGGCGGGCGGGAAGCTCGGTTGATCGAGGAGATTTTTGCCAAATACGGTCCGGCCAGCCGCAACATTGCCGAGCTGGGCATCGGCCTTAACCCCCTGGCCCGCCTGACCGGTAACGTCCTGGAAGATGAAAAGGTGCGCGGTACCGTACACGTCGCCCTGGGCGACAACAGTACCTTTGGCGGCAACGTGGAAGCCCCCAGTCACCTGGACGGCATCCTCCTCCGCCCCCGGCTCGAGATAGACGGGCGGCATATCCTTTAA
- a CDS encoding N-acetylmuramoyl-L-alanine amidase family protein, whose product MVRRKADLWRRVLAVAFILLTVAVVVSVLGRYRELKSERAVQALSWAVAGQVVVVDPGHGGIDSGALGPGGTREDQVNLAISRYLAEFLTQGGARVYLTRQDENVNEGDSGDDMVERVELARRVGADLFVSIHCNAFDGRESGAQLFYDPKSPEGKKLAEAIQAEIRRRLANTDRVPLSIDAYVLRNQKIPAVIVEVGFISNPREEKLLRDPRYQRQMAFAVYAGIIDYLLSNHK is encoded by the coding sequence ATGGTACGGCGCAAAGCTGATTTATGGCGGCGCGTTTTAGCGGTGGCATTCATTCTACTGACGGTTGCCGTCGTGGTTTCCGTTTTAGGCCGCTACCGGGAATTAAAAAGCGAGCGGGCCGTTCAGGCCCTGTCCTGGGCGGTGGCCGGTCAAGTAGTGGTGGTCGACCCCGGTCACGGCGGGATCGATTCTGGTGCATTGGGTCCTGGAGGGACCCGGGAAGACCAGGTAAATCTGGCCATCAGCCGGTATTTGGCCGAATTTTTAACCCAGGGTGGGGCCCGCGTCTACCTCACCCGCCAGGATGAAAATGTCAACGAAGGGGATTCCGGCGATGATATGGTGGAAAGGGTTGAGCTGGCCCGGAGAGTCGGGGCGGACCTGTTTGTTTCCATTCACTGCAACGCCTTCGACGGCCGGGAAAGCGGGGCCCAGCTGTTTTATGATCCCAAATCGCCGGAGGGCAAGAAACTTGCCGAGGCCATCCAGGCGGAAATCAGGCGCCGTCTGGCCAATACCGATCGAGTGCCTTTAAGCATTGACGCCTATGTTCTGCGTAACCAGAAGATACCGGCCGTTATTGTGGAAGTCGGCTTTATTTCCAATCCCCGGGAGGAAAAGCTCTTAAGGGATCCCCGCTATCAGCGCCAGATGGCCTTTGCCGTATACGCCGGTATTATCGATTACCTTCTCAGCAACCATAAATAA